The Penaeus chinensis breed Huanghai No. 1 chromosome 39, ASM1920278v2, whole genome shotgun sequence genome has a segment encoding these proteins:
- the LOC125046447 gene encoding suppressor protein SRP40-like, with protein sequence MRHERRSGLRIGLTGTDRLGTVTPAANRRVEICHFSRHGCKLDAAHPRAKEILKTETAVELSSSSSNDYPSSSSNDYPSSSSSDYPSSGSSDYPSSSSSDYPPSSSSDYPSSSSSDYPSSSSSDYPPSSSSDYPPSSSSDYPSSSSSDYPSSSSSDYPSSSSSDYPSSSSSDYPSSSSNDYPSSSSNDYPSSSSSDYPSSGSSDYPPSSSSDYPSSSSSDYPSSSSSDYPSSSSSDYPSSSSSDYPSSSSSDYPSSSSSDYPSSGSSDYPSSSSSDYPSSSSSDYPSSSSSDYPSSGSSDYPSSGSSDYPSSGSSDYPSSGSSDYPSSGSSDYPSSSSSDYTSSGSSDYPSSGSSDYPSSGSSDYPSSSSSDYPSSSSSDYPSSSSSDYPSSGSSDYPSSGSSDYPSSGSSDYPSSGSSDYPSSGSSDYPSSGSSDYPSSGSSDYPSSGSSDYPSSGSSDYPSSSSSDYPSSSSSDYPSSQQQ encoded by the exons ATGAGACATGAGCGTAGAAGTGGTCTTCGGATCGGGCTGACTGGCACCGATAGACTTGGCACTGTGACACCTGCGGCCAACCGTCGCGTGGAGATATGCCACTTTTCTCGCCACGGATGCAAGCTGGACGCAG cacaTCCTCGTGCTAAGGAGATCCTGAAAACTGAAACGGCAGTTGAATTGTCCTCATCCAGCAGCAATGACTACCCGTCATCCAGCAGCAATGACTACCCGTCATCCAGCAGCAGTGACTACCCGTCATCCGGCAGCAGTGACTACCCGTCATCCAGCAGCAGTGACTACCCGCCATCCAGCAGCAGTGACTACCCGTCATCCAGCAGCAGTGACTACCCGTCATCCAGCAGCAGTGACTACCCGCCATCCAGCAGCAGTGACTACCCGCCATCCAGCAGCAGTGACTACCCGTCATCCAGCAGCAGTGACTACCCGTCATCCAGCAGCAGTGACTACCCGTCATCCAGCAGCAGTGACTACCCGTCATCCAGCAGCAGTGACTACCCGTCATCCAGCAGCAATGACTACCCGTCATCCAGCAGCAATGACTACCCGTCATCCAGCAGCAGTGACTACCCGTCATCCGGCAGCAGTGACTACCCGCCATCCAGCAGCAGTGACTACCCGTCATCCAGCAGCAGTGACTACCCGTCATCCAGCAGCAGTGACTACCCGTCATCCAGCAGCAGTGACTACCCGTCATCCAGCAGCAGTGACTACCCGTCATCCAGCAGCAGTGACTACCCGTCATCCAGCAGCAGTGACTACCCGTCATCCGGCAGCAGTGACTACCCGTCATCCAGCAGCAGTGACTACCCGTCATCCAGCAGCAGTGACTACCCGTCATCCAGCAGCAGTGACTACCCGTCATCCGGCAGCAGTGACTACCCGTCATCCGGCAGCAGTGACTACCCGTCATCCGGCAGCAGTGACTACCCGTCATCCGGCAGCAGTGACTACCCGTCATCCGGCAGCAGTGACTACCCGTCATCCAGCAGCAGTGACTACACGTCATCCGGCAGCAGTGACTACCCGTCATCCGGCAGCAGTGACTACCCGTCATCCGGCAGCAGTGACTACCCGTCATCCAGCAGCAGTGACTACCCGTCATCCAGCAGCAGTGACTACCCGTCATCCAGCAGCAGTGACTACCCGTCATCCGGCAGCAGTGACTACCCGTCATCCGGCAGCAGTGACTACCCGTCATCCGGCAGCAGTGACTACCCGTCATCCGGCAGCAGTGACTACCCGTCATCCGGCAGCAGTGACTACCCGTCATCCGGCAGCAGTGACTACCCGTCATCCGGCAGCAGTGACTACCCGTCATCCGGCAGCAGTGACTACCCGTCATCCGGCAGCAGTGACTACCCGTCATCCAGCAGCAGTGACTACCCGTCATCCAGCAGCAGTGACTACCCGTCATCCCAGCAGCAGTGA
- the LOC125046448 gene encoding early nodulin-75-like, with translation MERQDNLCEKDSEAVRRGGEWPHWRPRVSPAHHPTRVRPAHHPTRVRHAHHPTRVRHAHHPTRVCHAYHPTRVRPAHHPTRVRPAHHPTRVRPAHHPTRVRPAHHPTRVRPAHHPTRVRPAHHPTRVRPAHHPTRVRPAHHPTRVRPAHHPTRVRPPHPESPPPHEGPPRPPPHEGPPRPPPHEGPPRPPPHEGPPRPPPHESPPRPPPHESPPRPPPHESPPRPPPHESPPRPPPHESPPRHHPTRVRPAHHPTRVRPAHHPTRVRPAHHPTREEVQL, from the exons atggagaggcaaGACAACCTGTGTGAAAAGGACAGCGAAGCGGTGAGGCGAGGCGGCGAGTGGCCTCATTGGCGGCCGAGAGTCAGCCCCGCCCACCACCCCACGAGGGTCCGCCCCGCCCACCACCCCACGAGAGTCCGCCACGCCCACCACCCCACGAGGGTCCGCCACGCCCACCACCCCACGAGAGTCTGCCACGCCTACCACCCCACGAGGGTCCGCCCCGCCCACCACCCCACGAGGGTCCGCCCCGCCCACCACCCCACGAGGGTCCGCCCCGCCCACCACCCCACGAGGGTCCGCCCCGCCCACCACCCCACGAGGGTACGCCCCGCCCACCACCCCACGAGGGTCCGCCCCGCCCACCACCCCACGAGAGTCCGCCCCGCCCACCACCCCACGAGGGTCCGCCCCGCCCACCACCCCACGAGAGTCCGCCCCGCCCACCACCCCACGAGGGTCCGCCCGCCCCACCCCGAGTCGCCACCACCCCACGAGGGTCCGCCCCGCCCACCACCCCACGAGGGTCCGCCCCGCCCACCACCCCACGAGGGTCCGCCCCGCCCACCACCCCACGAGGGTCCGCCCCGCCCACCACCCCACGAGAGTCCGCCCCGCCCACCACCCCACGAGAGTCCGCCCCGCCCACCACCCCACGAGAGTCCGCCCCGCCCACCACCCCACGAGAGTCCGCCCCGCCCACCACCCCACGAGAGTCCGCCCCGCCACCACCCCACGAGAGTCCGCCCCGCCCACCACCCCACGAGAGTCCGCCCCGCCCACCACCCCACGAGAGTCCGCCCCGCCCACCACCCCACGAGG GAGGAAGTTCAGTTATAG